One Candidatus Sulfurimonas baltica DNA segment encodes these proteins:
- a CDS encoding response regulator: MINIVVIDDEIEILSMIDKYLSRDKNNSVKTYNNPLNALDSISNSTDVILLDIMMPQINGLELLPKIKEKCPDIKVIMMTAYSTLDKVLEAHRQGAEHYLMKPFSSLDAISKKIDEVLAK, translated from the coding sequence ATGATTAATATTGTAGTAATAGATGACGAAATAGAAATTTTGTCAATGATAGATAAATACTTATCAAGAGATAAAAACAATAGCGTTAAAACTTATAATAACCCGTTAAATGCGTTGGACAGCATAAGCAACTCCACGGATGTTATTTTACTTGACATAATGATGCCACAAATAAATGGACTTGAGCTTTTACCAAAGATAAAAGAGAAATGCCCAGATATTAAAGTTATTATGATGACTGCATATTCTACTTTGGATAAGGTTTTAGAGGCGCACAGACAAGGAGCTGAGCACTACTTAATGAAACCATTTAGCTCTCTTGATGCTATAAGTAAAAAAATTGATGAGGTACTTGCAAAATAA
- a CDS encoding CZB domain-containing protein, whose amino-acid sequence MAKIDHVIYKNNVFALIFGEENSFNKVDHNNCRLGKWYREGSGKKEFEDTSAYSKLEIPHSIVHSVANRVAEECSGTQEVCSNGKIENMVQEIEDASLDVFKYLDEMVEQKANKQMKSAVVDLFEKGRK is encoded by the coding sequence TTGGCCAAAATAGACCATGTTATTTATAAAAACAATGTATTTGCACTTATCTTCGGAGAAGAAAATAGTTTTAATAAAGTTGATCATAATAACTGCAGACTAGGCAAATGGTATCGTGAAGGTTCTGGTAAAAAAGAGTTTGAAGATACAAGTGCTTACTCAAAACTGGAGATTCCGCACTCAATAGTCCATAGTGTTGCAAACAGAGTGGCTGAGGAGTGTTCCGGCACTCAAGAAGTGTGTTCTAATGGAAAAATAGAGAATATGGTTCAAGAGATAGAGGATGCCTCTTTGGATGTTTTTAAATATCTTGATGAGATGGTTGAACAAAAAGCAAACAAACAAATGAAATCTGCCGTCGTTGATTTATTTGAAAAAGGAAGAAAATGA
- a CDS encoding uroporphyrinogen-III synthase — protein MSRQIYLFSTSSHPKATCINSLNIRYLNPSIDFTKYDYLIITSKQAIKALEQYDKKDFIHLRALCVSAKTAMEYKSIGGSIVTAKEGYGDGLLEKIEEFSKETKWLYLRAQTVASNFAQVAKKNDYKIDEKILYVSECSEEILNLHVQKSATLIFTSPSSVECFLKTHTITSDLKVIVIGKTTAKSIPKNIEYQISEETSIESCIELALEV, from the coding sequence ATGTCAAGACAAATTTATCTCTTCTCAACTTCCTCTCATCCCAAAGCTACATGTATCAATTCTTTAAATATTAGATATTTAAATCCATCTATAGATTTTACAAAATACGACTACCTAATAATAACCTCAAAACAAGCAATAAAAGCTCTGGAACAATATGATAAAAAAGATTTTATTCATCTCCGAGCACTTTGCGTATCTGCTAAAACAGCAATGGAATATAAAAGTATTGGCGGCAGTATTGTAACTGCAAAAGAGGGGTACGGAGATGGGTTGCTTGAAAAAATAGAAGAGTTTTCAAAAGAGACTAAATGGCTATATTTAAGAGCACAAACAGTAGCTTCAAATTTTGCACAAGTAGCTAAAAAAAACGACTATAAAATAGATGAAAAGATACTCTATGTAAGCGAGTGCTCAGAAGAAATACTAAATCTACATGTACAAAAGAGTGCCACTCTAATTTTCACATCTCCATCATCAGTGGAGTGTTTTTTGAAAACTCATACAATAACTTCGGATTTAAAGGTTATAGTTATTGGTAAAACTACGGCAAAGTCAATACCAAAAAATATCGAGTATCAAATATCAGAAGAAACATCTATTGAAAGTTGTATAGAGTTAGCTTTAGAGGTGTAA
- the guaA gene encoding glutamine-hydrolyzing GMP synthase — translation MTNVSIIVLDFGSQYTQLIARRLREDKIYCEILPYHTPVEDIKAKNPKGVILSGGPSSVYNKDAYVVDQGVYAMGIPILGICYGMQRIAVDFGGSVIRSSHHEYGKAELTINNIDEKCSPLLADCDDGRVVWMSHSDKVDVLPEGFAPIATSANSPYAAIANEEKRVYAMQYHPEVQHSEEGYLMLRNFARNICGVTEKWKMEHFLKEQIKIIREKVGTGKVLCGLSGGVDSSVVAAMLYEAIGDQLIPVFVDNGLLRKGEREQVEEVFKINLKTPLITVDAVDNFLGKLAGISDPEEKRKIIGHTFIEEFEKEAKKHDGIKFLAQGTLYPDVIESISVNGPSEVIKSHHNVGGLPDWMDFELIEPLRELFKDEVRKIGLELGLPEGMINRHPFPGPGLAIRIMGDVNVPDLTILREADVILLDELKASGYYAKTWQAFAVLLNVKSVGVMGDNRTYDNTICVRVVEAVDGMTATFAHLPHDLLERISRRIINEVDGINRVVYDISSKPPATIEWE, via the coding sequence ATGACAAATGTTAGCATTATCGTATTAGATTTTGGTTCTCAGTACACACAACTTATAGCTCGTCGTCTTCGTGAAGATAAAATTTATTGTGAAATTCTCCCTTACCATACACCAGTAGAAGATATTAAAGCAAAGAACCCAAAAGGTGTTATCCTTAGCGGTGGCCCATCATCTGTTTATAACAAAGACGCTTATGTGGTTGACCAAGGTGTCTACGCTATGGGTATCCCAATTTTAGGTATTTGTTACGGTATGCAAAGAATTGCTGTTGATTTTGGCGGTAGCGTTATCCGCTCTAGCCACCATGAATACGGCAAAGCTGAACTTACTATTAATAATATTGACGAAAAATGTTCCCCTCTTCTGGCTGATTGTGATGATGGTCGCGTAGTTTGGATGAGTCATAGTGACAAAGTTGATGTGCTTCCAGAGGGTTTTGCTCCTATAGCGACATCTGCTAATTCACCTTATGCAGCAATTGCAAATGAAGAAAAGCGTGTTTACGCTATGCAGTATCACCCTGAAGTTCAGCACTCTGAAGAGGGTTACCTAATGCTTCGTAACTTCGCAAGAAATATTTGTGGAGTAACTGAAAAATGGAAGATGGAGCACTTCTTAAAAGAGCAAATAAAAATTATCCGTGAAAAAGTTGGAACTGGAAAAGTTCTTTGTGGATTAAGCGGTGGTGTTGACAGCTCCGTTGTTGCTGCTATGCTGTATGAAGCGATTGGTGACCAGCTAATTCCGGTATTTGTAGATAATGGTCTTTTAAGAAAAGGTGAAAGAGAACAAGTAGAAGAGGTTTTTAAAATCAATCTAAAAACTCCTCTGATTACTGTTGATGCTGTCGATAACTTTCTTGGCAAACTAGCAGGTATTAGCGATCCGGAAGAAAAGAGAAAAATAATTGGCCATACTTTCATAGAAGAGTTTGAAAAAGAGGCTAAAAAACACGATGGTATAAAGTTTTTAGCTCAAGGGACACTTTATCCGGATGTTATTGAGTCAATAAGTGTAAATGGTCCATCTGAAGTTATTAAGTCTCACCATAATGTCGGCGGTTTACCAGATTGGATGGATTTTGAGCTAATAGAACCTCTTCGTGAACTATTTAAAGATGAAGTTCGTAAAATTGGACTAGAGCTTGGTCTTCCAGAAGGTATGATTAACCGTCATCCATTCCCTGGACCAGGTTTAGCTATTAGAATCATGGGTGATGTAAATGTTCCTGATTTAACTATTTTGCGTGAAGCTGATGTTATTTTACTAGACGAATTAAAAGCTAGTGGATACTACGCTAAAACATGGCAAGCATTTGCAGTTTTATTAAATGTAAAATCTGTTGGTGTAATGGGAGATAACCGTACTTATGACAATACTATTTGTGTTAGAGTAGTAGAAGCTGTTGATGGAATGACAGCAACATTTGCTCATCTTCCACATGATTTACTAGAGAGAATATCAAGAAGAATTATCAATGAAGTAGATGGTATAAACAGGGTAGTTTACGACATTAGTAGTAAGCCACCAGCAACTATTGAGTGGGAGTAG
- the nhaD gene encoding sodium:proton antiporter NhaD has protein sequence MITGPGTGVHAVDLAVEPFGWLLLAIFVIGYYFIAAEEKYEINKAKPALFTGTFLFMLLGAYYAYNGLDFAPFDAEIAHLILEIAEIFFFLFVAMTFIEALIERNVFDSLKEKLILAGYDYKKLFWVTGILAFFISPVADNLTTALILSTVLITIERDNKAFLVPAAINIVVAANAGGAWSPFGDITTLMAWSSGKGHFIDFLFLFPASIIGWGITAFLLSKFVPEGHPKRVENAEPVHIHHGGEVIIGLGVLTIALAVVGKQVMHLPPMWGMLFGLSLLQLYAIKLKKHHDHDIQIYKSVSKIENDTLLFFFGILAAVGALHFAGFLTHAAELYTMFDPTYVNIGVGFISAIVDNVPVMSAVLKASPDIPLAQWMLVTLTAGVGGSMISFGSAAGVGVMGKLHGIYTFGSHMKFAWTIVIGYFVSVAVWYLQFEVLGLYIKY, from the coding sequence ATGATAACAGGACCAGGAACAGGAGTGCATGCAGTTGATCTTGCAGTAGAACCATTTGGTTGGCTTTTATTAGCAATATTTGTAATAGGTTACTATTTTATAGCAGCAGAAGAAAAATACGAAATAAATAAGGCAAAACCTGCTTTATTTACAGGTACTTTTTTGTTTATGCTATTAGGCGCATATTATGCATATAATGGCTTGGATTTTGCACCATTTGATGCAGAAATAGCTCATTTAATATTAGAAATAGCAGAAATTTTCTTCTTCTTGTTTGTTGCCATGACTTTTATTGAGGCACTTATAGAGAGAAATGTTTTTGATTCACTAAAAGAGAAGCTTATTTTAGCAGGGTACGATTACAAAAAACTTTTTTGGGTAACTGGTATTTTAGCATTTTTTATCTCTCCAGTAGCGGATAACTTAACCACAGCTCTTATTCTTTCTACTGTTTTAATAACAATAGAAAGAGACAACAAGGCTTTCTTGGTTCCAGCAGCTATAAATATTGTAGTCGCAGCAAACGCTGGTGGCGCTTGGTCTCCATTTGGTGATATTACAACTTTAATGGCATGGTCATCAGGAAAAGGACACTTTATAGACTTTTTGTTTTTGTTTCCGGCATCTATTATTGGTTGGGGAATTACAGCATTTTTGCTAAGCAAATTTGTTCCAGAGGGACATCCAAAAAGAGTTGAGAATGCTGAGCCGGTTCATATTCACCATGGTGGTGAAGTTATTATAGGACTAGGTGTATTAACTATCGCTTTAGCAGTAGTTGGAAAACAAGTTATGCATTTACCTCCTATGTGGGGAATGCTATTTGGTCTTTCTCTTTTACAGCTTTACGCTATTAAACTTAAGAAGCACCATGACCATGATATTCAGATATACAAATCTGTTTCAAAAATAGAGAATGATACATTACTGTTTTTCTTTGGTATATTAGCAGCTGTTGGCGCACTTCACTTTGCTGGTTTCTTGACTCATGCAGCAGAACTTTACACAATGTTTGATCCAACTTATGTAAATATTGGAGTTGGTTTTATATCAGCAATCGTAGACAACGTTCCAGTTATGTCAGCGGTACTAAAAGCCTCTCCAGATATTCCATTAGCTCAATGGATGCTAGTTACACTTACAGCTGGTGTTGGTGGCTCTATGATTAGTTTTGGTTCTGCAGCCGGTGTTGGTGTTATGGGTAAACTTCATGGAATCTATACTTTTGGTTCACATATGAAATTTGCTTGGACGATAGTTATAGGTTACTTTGTGTCTGTCGCTGTATGGTATCTCCAATTTGAAGTATTAGGTCTATATATCAAATATTAA
- the nadB gene encoding L-aspartate oxidase, with the protein MKYDVIIVGAGVAGLYAALHLPRDKKVLIINKRETFKCNSFYAQGGIALAVDSDDIPLHVKDTLDAGAGLCDVEAVRTLSENSREAIDNLIKLGFEFDSDENGNLLYTKEAAHSKNRILHAGGDATGRHMHHFLLSQNPHPMLGDARVVDLLIKDGECYGVTVLDHRESRNIYADSVILASGGVGSLYEYHTNAPCISADMQGLCVMKGIELEHMEMMQFHPTVFVKSEYAQKLLLTEALRGEGATVEDEYGRRFLFDYDERGELASRDIVSKSIYDYSKETGLKTYLNISNFEYHYFTLRFPNIFKNLQDLGFDVPTQRVPISPAFHYAIGGIKSDLYGRVPSVKGLYAVGEVASTKVHGANRLASNSLLEGLVFAKRASLSILNSSSKKSFVEFAVSDEVMSLPEDKEKKNLLRKIMWENVSIVRTKEGLNHALEQINALLKENIGKLLKFRLLTAREMVTHALSRGKSIGVHTMIEEKE; encoded by the coding sequence ATGAAATACGATGTAATAATAGTTGGTGCTGGAGTAGCTGGTCTTTATGCTGCATTGCATCTGCCACGTGATAAAAAAGTTCTAATAATAAATAAGAGAGAAACATTTAAGTGTAATAGTTTTTACGCTCAAGGTGGTATAGCATTAGCAGTTGATAGTGATGATATACCGCTACATGTAAAAGATACACTTGATGCAGGGGCTGGACTTTGTGATGTGGAGGCTGTAAGAACTTTAAGTGAAAACTCAAGAGAAGCTATTGATAACCTCATAAAACTCGGATTTGAATTTGATAGTGATGAGAACGGAAATCTTTTATATACTAAAGAGGCCGCACATTCAAAAAATCGTATATTACATGCTGGCGGAGATGCAACCGGAAGACATATGCACCACTTTTTGCTCTCACAAAATCCGCATCCCATGCTTGGCGATGCTAGAGTAGTTGACCTGCTTATAAAAGATGGTGAATGCTATGGAGTAACAGTTCTTGATCATAGAGAGAGCAGAAATATTTATGCCGACAGTGTGATACTGGCAAGTGGCGGAGTAGGTTCGCTGTACGAGTATCATACAAATGCCCCTTGTATAAGTGCAGATATGCAGGGTCTTTGTGTTATGAAGGGGATAGAACTTGAACATATGGAGATGATGCAGTTTCACCCAACTGTTTTTGTAAAAAGTGAATATGCACAAAAGCTTCTATTGACAGAAGCTCTTCGTGGTGAGGGTGCAACGGTGGAAGATGAGTATGGAAGAAGATTTTTATTTGATTATGATGAGAGAGGTGAGTTGGCATCTAGAGATATAGTCAGCAAATCTATTTATGACTACAGTAAAGAAACAGGTCTTAAAACATATCTTAATATCAGTAATTTTGAATACCACTATTTTACACTTAGATTTCCAAATATATTTAAAAATTTACAAGATTTAGGTTTTGATGTTCCGACTCAAAGAGTGCCGATATCTCCGGCTTTTCATTATGCCATAGGTGGTATAAAGAGTGATTTGTATGGAAGAGTACCGAGCGTAAAAGGACTTTATGCCGTGGGTGAAGTTGCATCTACAAAAGTTCACGGAGCAAATAGATTGGCATCGAATTCACTTCTAGAGGGTTTAGTTTTTGCAAAAAGGGCATCTTTATCTATCTTAAACTCATCAAGCAAGAAGAGCTTTGTAGAGTTCGCCGTTAGTGATGAGGTAATGAGTCTTCCAGAGGACAAAGAGAAGAAGAATCTGCTTCGTAAGATTATGTGGGAAAATGTTTCAATTGTTAGAACAAAAGAGGGATTAAATCATGCATTGGAGCAAATCAATGCTCTTTTAAAAGAAAATATTGGTAAACTTCTGAAATTTCGTTTACTTACAGCAAGAGAGATGGTTACTCACGCACTCTCTAGAGGTAAGTCTATTGGAGTACACACAATGATTGAGGAGAAAGAATGA
- the uvrC gene encoding excinuclease ABC subunit UvrC: MNLKETIKQLPDSAGVYQYFDINGHLLYIGKAKSLSKRVRSYFSFTPTLKAKQNLSLRITKMIDQTASLNYIVVNSEHDALILENSLIKQLNPKYNILLRDDKTYPYIYVDNSLDFPRFEITRKVIQSSSIKYYGPYSVGAKDILDSVYEICKLVQKKNCLKSKKLCLYYQIDKCLGPCELDISPAVYKKELDLATELILNKKTLIKKLQERMSFYAEELRFEEAGELRDRIETIGRSEIKSEIDFASDENYDIFVLQNTTNRAVILRIFMRNGKIISSSHDYIQLNEGYDEDEIYQRVLMEFYKDEKPPIIAPILVAHKFLHVEIIEEHLSKIFGQKAEIKVPLRGDKKHLIELAILNAKELLKKEISESNSKILSEIKELFSLQRVPNRVEIFDNSHMSGVATVGAMAVYENGKFDKKGYRTYHLQAKDEYSQMRETLTRRVERFFKNSPPDLWVLDGGATLLKLATEILESNGIFLDVIAISKEKIDAKAHRAKGKANDILHTKDDIFRLKNSDKRLQWVQNLRDEAHRCAIGFHKKTKLKLDKESKLLTLKGISQAKIVKLLNHFGTFELLKELTIDEISSVLNKKDAEIIKNIYN; encoded by the coding sequence ATGAATCTCAAAGAGACAATTAAACAACTGCCGGATTCTGCCGGTGTTTACCAATATTTTGACATAAATGGACATTTGCTTTACATTGGAAAAGCAAAGAGTCTCTCAAAGAGAGTAAGAAGTTATTTTAGTTTTACCCCTACTCTAAAAGCTAAGCAAAACCTATCTCTTAGAATCACAAAAATGATAGACCAGACAGCTTCTTTAAACTATATAGTTGTTAACAGTGAGCATGATGCACTTATTTTAGAAAACTCACTTATAAAACAGCTAAATCCAAAATACAACATCTTACTTCGTGATGACAAGACTTACCCATATATATATGTGGACAATTCACTGGATTTTCCAAGATTTGAGATAACAAGAAAAGTGATTCAATCATCAAGTATCAAGTATTATGGGCCATACTCTGTCGGTGCCAAAGATATTTTAGACTCTGTGTATGAAATTTGTAAACTTGTACAGAAAAAAAATTGTCTAAAATCAAAAAAATTATGCCTCTATTATCAGATAGATAAATGTCTTGGACCATGTGAGCTTGATATTTCACCAGCAGTATATAAAAAAGAGCTCGATTTGGCGACAGAGTTGATTTTAAACAAAAAAACTCTTATAAAAAAACTTCAAGAGAGAATGTCTTTTTATGCTGAGGAACTTCGTTTTGAGGAGGCAGGAGAGCTAAGAGACCGCATAGAAACAATAGGTCGTTCCGAGATTAAAAGTGAGATTGACTTTGCAAGTGATGAAAATTACGATATTTTTGTCCTTCAAAACACAACAAACAGAGCCGTTATTCTTAGAATATTTATGAGAAACGGTAAAATTATCTCATCATCACATGACTACATACAACTTAACGAAGGTTATGATGAGGATGAAATCTACCAAAGAGTATTAATGGAGTTCTACAAAGATGAAAAGCCACCAATAATAGCTCCTATCTTAGTGGCACATAAGTTTCTACATGTAGAAATAATTGAGGAGCATTTAAGTAAAATCTTTGGACAAAAAGCAGAAATTAAAGTACCGCTCAGAGGTGACAAAAAGCACTTGATAGAGTTAGCTATTTTAAATGCGAAAGAGTTGCTAAAAAAAGAGATTAGTGAGAGCAACTCTAAAATATTGTCTGAGATTAAAGAGCTTTTTTCTTTGCAAAGAGTTCCAAACCGTGTAGAAATTTTTGACAACTCTCACATGTCAGGGGTTGCAACAGTGGGTGCCATGGCAGTTTATGAAAATGGCAAGTTTGATAAAAAAGGGTATAGAACATATCACCTTCAAGCAAAAGATGAATACTCCCAAATGAGAGAGACACTCACCAGAAGAGTGGAGAGATTCTTTAAAAATTCACCTCCTGATTTGTGGGTTTTAGATGGTGGAGCTACTCTGCTGAAATTAGCTACTGAAATTCTGGAATCAAATGGGATATTTTTAGATGTTATTGCAATTTCAAAAGAGAAAATAGATGCCAAAGCCCATAGAGCAAAGGGGAAAGCAAATGATATATTACATACAAAAGATGATATTTTCAGACTAAAAAATAGCGACAAAAGACTCCAGTGGGTTCAAAATTTAAGAGATGAGGCCCATAGATGCGCAATAGGTTTTCATAAAAAAACAAAGTTAAAACTTGACAAAGAGAGTAAACTTTTAACTTTAAAAGGGATATCACAAGCAAAAATAGTAAAATTGCTTAATCATTTTGGGACATTTGAGTTATTAAAAGAATTAACCATTGATGAGATTAGTTCTGTATTAAACAAAAAAGATGCAGAAATCATTAAAAATATTTATAACTAA
- a CDS encoding PAS domain-containing protein, with protein MNKVVPVDEEYIFEGRVAISQTDLKGVITFVNRKYSEISGYTVSELVGSNQDIIRHPDVPKSVFLKMWENISSGQVWNGLIKNMRRDGQFYWVDVELAPILDEQKNITGYISVSKPAPRKNIIEKEKQYRQENNTK; from the coding sequence ATGAACAAAGTTGTACCAGTAGATGAAGAGTATATCTTCGAAGGTAGAGTTGCAATAAGTCAAACAGACCTAAAAGGTGTTATTACCTTTGTAAATAGAAAATATAGTGAGATTTCTGGATATACAGTTTCTGAACTAGTAGGTAGTAACCAAGATATAATAAGACATCCCGATGTTCCTAAATCTGTGTTTCTTAAGATGTGGGAAAATATTAGTAGCGGTCAAGTTTGGAATGGTCTAATTAAAAATATGCGCAGAGATGGTCAATTTTATTGGGTTGATGTGGAACTAGCTCCTATTTTAGATGAACAAAAAAACATAACAGGCTATATTTCAGTAAGCAAGCCTGCACCCAGAAAGAACATTATTGAAAAAGAAAAACAATATAGACAAGAAAACAATACAAAATAA
- a CDS encoding Hpt domain-containing protein, with product MLIYNYKKEFLGIDANDLEILGLSTLADLRNEAADFADLFVKTPGYIHNFKHVHWIDYILCDDGGVGSKAIIHVKGKNYTTMIDIKTIYLVDNPSEKAYIINLSNIRAISQAQSEKISADILQRPAPAKATGAIKLITTPGSIVHDENANLAQEEVIQASFDPYETYSPESEPNAVVDIYESQISEEDLSSDAPLDIDFDEETIDNEVIKPETTKEIAQTLEKKLPESKKIVAPEDDNGEFAEYVYNPKVASEELGLPIDLIEEFIQDFIAQAYSFKDELYRSVEDSDANKLKIQSHKLKGVAANLRIEDALDALTIMNHSDDWSEIKEKLDTLFKIIAKLSNKNFDVSEDLNKSTIVEDEEEDFVLSFKEEHVSKPEIEKIPDNSFANDFSTDAIVDSDVPDSISVAELADDEFFKSEISGKNNELIDEDLSILDNESDISEEDIENEALDIAITYDMQRVASDIGLDLDSFKELFEEYINESHELLHTIIDSIEKNNLAGCKSSAIKLKGMSDNMRIHKFDNELDSIINSTDIGNIKGFAESVISKLNQISNLENK from the coding sequence ATGCTAATTTATAATTATAAAAAAGAATTTTTAGGAATTGATGCTAATGATTTAGAGATACTTGGTCTGTCAACTTTGGCAGATCTTCGTAATGAAGCAGCTGACTTTGCGGATTTGTTTGTAAAAACACCCGGCTATATTCATAACTTCAAACATGTTCACTGGATAGACTACATCCTATGTGATGATGGGGGTGTAGGTTCAAAGGCAATAATACACGTTAAAGGAAAAAACTATACGACTATGATAGATATAAAAACAATTTATCTAGTCGACAATCCGTCCGAGAAAGCCTACATTATCAACTTATCCAATATCAGAGCTATCTCTCAAGCTCAAAGTGAAAAAATATCTGCCGACATACTTCAGAGACCTGCTCCTGCTAAAGCAACTGGGGCAATTAAGCTTATCACAACCCCTGGTTCTATAGTACACGATGAAAACGCGAACTTAGCACAAGAAGAGGTTATCCAAGCCTCTTTTGACCCATATGAAACATACTCTCCTGAATCAGAGCCTAATGCAGTGGTCGACATATATGAAAGTCAAATTTCAGAAGAAGACCTAAGCTCAGATGCACCGTTAGATATTGATTTTGACGAAGAGACCATAGATAACGAAGTTATTAAACCAGAAACAACCAAAGAGATTGCACAAACTCTTGAAAAGAAGTTGCCTGAATCTAAAAAAATTGTCGCTCCAGAAGATGACAATGGTGAATTTGCAGAGTATGTTTACAACCCTAAAGTAGCCTCTGAAGAGCTAGGATTACCTATTGATTTAATAGAAGAATTTATTCAGGATTTTATTGCTCAAGCCTACAGCTTCAAAGATGAACTATACAGATCTGTTGAGGATTCAGATGCGAATAAGTTAAAAATTCAATCTCACAAACTTAAGGGTGTTGCTGCAAATTTACGAATTGAAGATGCATTAGATGCTCTAACTATAATGAATCATTCTGATGACTGGAGCGAGATTAAAGAAAAATTAGACACACTGTTCAAAATAATTGCTAAATTATCAAATAAAAATTTTGACGTGTCAGAAGATTTGAACAAAAGCACGATAGTTGAAGACGAGGAAGAAGATTTTGTTTTATCATTTAAAGAGGAACATGTCTCAAAACCTGAAATTGAGAAAATACCAGACAATAGTTTTGCCAATGATTTTTCTACTGATGCAATTGTAGATTCTGATGTTCCAGATAGCATTTCTGTTGCAGAGCTTGCTGATGATGAGTTTTTCAAATCAGAAATTAGCGGAAAAAACAATGAACTAATTGATGAGGACCTTTCAATTTTAGACAATGAGAGTGATATAAGTGAAGAAGATATTGAGAATGAAGCTTTAGACATAGCAATTACATACGACATGCAACGTGTAGCAAGTGACATTGGACTAGATTTAGACAGCTTCAAAGAGTTATTTGAAGAGTATATAAATGAATCTCATGAATTATTACATACAATTATTGATTCAATTGAAAAAAACAATCTAGCTGGATGTAAAAGTTCCGCTATTAAACTAAAAGGAATGAGCGATAACATGAGAATTCATAAGTTCGATAATGAACTAGATTCGATTATAAACTCTACTGACATCGGCAATATTAAAGGTTTTGCCGAGAGTGTAATATCAAAGCTAAATCAGATTTCTAATTTGGAGAACAAATAA